One genomic segment of Clostridium saccharoperbutylacetonicum N1-4(HMT) includes these proteins:
- a CDS encoding M20/M25/M40 family metallo-hydrolase, which translates to MSELQKAFSYIDAKSEEMKKLWIDISKIESPSEYKPGIDKVSELLADICKRSGLATKIITFENSGNSLVAETEHFTEKNNGVVLMGHMDTVHKLGTFKEPIVTEKDGFLYGPGVFDCKGGLIIAILVVNALNASGYNKRPIKLFFTGDEEIGHRFSDNGEVIINELKGAAAVFNCESGPIDGRLAVGRKSSYVFEINIKGIAAHSGNDPDKGRSAILEASHKIIELEKLTDIDGTGTTVNCGVISGGTVSNAIPGNCKIGVNIRFKSESQIATTINAVKKIVEKSYVQGTHSTISSYNQPEAPMTPNDKNMKLFNHYAEVSASLGYERNEPYFAGGGSDAVFAYRLGIPVLCQTGVRGENHHTLREKAEIISLVQRAKILTKSIIELSEEFS; encoded by the coding sequence ATGAGTGAACTTCAAAAGGCTTTTTCATATATAGACGCTAAGTCAGAAGAGATGAAGAAATTATGGATTGATATTTCTAAAATAGAGAGTCCATCTGAATATAAGCCTGGTATTGATAAAGTTTCAGAATTACTTGCAGATATTTGTAAGAGAAGTGGGTTAGCTACTAAGATCATAACTTTTGAAAATTCAGGAAATAGTTTAGTGGCAGAAACAGAACATTTTACAGAAAAAAATAATGGTGTGGTTTTAATGGGACATATGGATACTGTCCATAAACTAGGAACCTTTAAAGAACCTATTGTCACGGAAAAGGATGGATTTTTATATGGTCCTGGTGTATTTGATTGTAAAGGTGGATTGATTATAGCAATATTAGTTGTAAATGCATTAAACGCGAGTGGGTACAATAAGAGGCCTATTAAATTGTTTTTTACAGGTGATGAAGAGATAGGACACAGATTTTCAGATAATGGAGAAGTAATAATAAATGAACTAAAAGGTGCTGCTGCTGTTTTTAATTGTGAAAGTGGGCCAATTGATGGAAGATTGGCTGTTGGTAGAAAATCATCGTATGTTTTTGAAATTAATATTAAGGGGATAGCAGCTCATTCTGGTAATGATCCAGATAAGGGTAGAAGTGCAATATTAGAAGCATCGCATAAAATTATTGAATTAGAGAAATTAACGGATATTGATGGAACAGGAACTACAGTTAATTGTGGTGTAATATCAGGTGGGACTGTTTCTAATGCAATACCAGGTAATTGTAAGATAGGTGTTAATATAAGATTTAAAAGTGAAAGCCAAATAGCGACTACAATAAATGCTGTTAAAAAAATTGTAGAGAAATCATATGTTCAAGGAACGCATTCAACAATATCTTCATATAATCAGCCAGAAGCTCCAATGACTCCTAATGATAAAAATATGAAATTATTCAATCATTATGCAGAGGTTTCGGCTTCTTTAGGATACGAAAGAAATGAACCTTATTTTGCAGGTGGTGGATCAGATGCTGTCTTTGCATATAGATTAGGGATACCTGTATTGTGCCAAACTGGAGTTCGTGGAGAAAATCATCATACATTAAGAGAAAAAGCGGAAATTATATCATTAGTACAACGTGCAAAAATATTAACTAAATCAATTATAGAACTTTCAGAGGAATTTAGTTAA
- a CDS encoding M20 metallopeptidase family protein, producing the protein MSRNIREKVLDNYEYLIEVRKHFHMYPELSCREYGTAAFIKKELEKFQVSYEVAGENSIVAIIKGNGEGKTLALRGDIDALPIQEDTGAEFASKNKGVMHACGHDCHAAFMLGTAKILNELKEYINGTVKIIFQEGEEIGVGARNIMSSGLLNDVDNIVGLHVSQELDLGKFTLGYGIQTSYGAGAKIKVLGKGGDIISSGKSVNALIVMGQIVTAINAAVAYEFPSNQQVVLVPTIIKARAETNVVPDAAEISYNFRTLNMINFDTLKRIFANIPQNIARAYGAEVGIELWGPGEAVNNEKESTDRAIKIIKDSFGEDSIFSSKPFMGGEDFSIYQKTIPGVFAHVGGAVDGVYRNLHTDKTLINEEVLKYGVEFLINYAFEYLSEHDKIS; encoded by the coding sequence TTGAGTAGAAATATTAGAGAAAAAGTACTAGATAATTATGAATATCTAATTGAGGTAAGAAAGCATTTCCATATGTATCCTGAATTGAGTTGTCGAGAATATGGAACAGCAGCATTTATAAAAAAAGAATTAGAGAAGTTTCAGGTATCCTATGAAGTTGCTGGAGAAAATAGTATTGTAGCAATAATAAAAGGAAATGGAGAAGGAAAGACTTTAGCACTTAGAGGAGATATTGATGCTTTACCAATACAGGAAGATACAGGGGCTGAATTTGCATCTAAGAATAAAGGTGTAATGCATGCGTGTGGACATGATTGTCATGCAGCATTTATGTTAGGTACAGCAAAAATATTAAATGAATTGAAAGAATATATTAATGGAACTGTTAAAATTATTTTTCAAGAAGGTGAAGAAATAGGAGTTGGTGCAAGAAACATAATGTCATCTGGACTTCTAAATGATGTTGATAACATAGTGGGATTACATGTGAGTCAGGAATTAGATTTAGGAAAATTTACACTTGGGTATGGGATACAAACATCGTATGGAGCTGGTGCAAAAATAAAGGTTTTAGGAAAGGGTGGGGATATTATAAGTAGTGGAAAATCAGTAAATGCACTAATAGTGATGGGACAAATAGTAACAGCTATTAATGCAGCAGTAGCATATGAATTTCCTAGTAATCAGCAGGTTGTATTAGTGCCTACCATTATAAAAGCTAGAGCAGAAACTAACGTAGTTCCAGATGCGGCAGAAATATCATATAATTTTAGAACTTTAAATATGATAAATTTTGATACCTTAAAAAGGATTTTTGCGAATATTCCTCAAAATATTGCAAGAGCATATGGGGCAGAGGTAGGTATAGAATTATGGGGTCCAGGAGAGGCTGTAAATAATGAAAAAGAAAGTACTGATAGGGCTATCAAAATAATAAAAGATAGTTTTGGAGAAGACTCTATTTTTAGCAGCAAGCCATTTATGGGTGGTGAAGACTTTTCAATTTATCAAAAAACCATACCAGGTGTCTTCGCACATGTAGGTGGGGCAGTAGATGGAGTTTATAGAAATCTACATACTGATAAAACTTTAATTAATGAGGAAGTATTAAAGTATGGGGTTGAGTTTTTAATTAACTATGCATTTGAGTATTTAAGTGAACATGATAAAATAAGTTAA
- a CDS encoding nitrogenase component 1 — MTRIIERNREERKYSLTGGGGCSHNLSGSFKKRCLKNAERSFAQTTQCQEINSIQALLSMEDAVFVVHSPNGCVGCVSFMNDGFKVGQYHRGIQNIRNARYIVTSLDEKDIVFGGEEKLTKAVLDLNSRYNPNIIFIFASCASGIIGDDIDSVATNLQNEIDAIIVPIHCEGFKSKVPATGFDTVFNSIIKYVLKDDKPEKEKGLINVFATTSIGYKDQLEIEKLLHVLGLHVNYIPFYSSVEKLRKIVKAEYSVAICQVFADEFMEYLKNEYDIPYSVTGMPIGIRSTDDWFLSVAKLVGKEDIALKYIEEQHKKVIPEITEIRKLTEGKKVFICAGTGRGIAAASLIEDFGMKLVGIQTPTYEEAFIESFDELEKIHGGDFIIDIANMQPFEQVNLVNKLKPDFFLGMSNWVSKLGIPSTHILEAKRPTFGYNGLIYLGRKIQNSIENPGFNIKLAKHKKLPYKETWYQENAFKYLKEGV, encoded by the coding sequence ATGACTAGGATAATTGAAAGAAATAGAGAAGAAAGAAAATATTCACTTACTGGAGGAGGTGGGTGCAGTCATAATCTTTCGGGAAGTTTTAAGAAGAGGTGTTTAAAAAATGCAGAAAGAAGTTTTGCACAAACCACTCAATGCCAAGAAATTAATAGTATTCAAGCACTGTTGTCTATGGAAGATGCGGTATTTGTGGTTCATTCTCCAAATGGTTGTGTAGGGTGTGTATCATTTATGAATGATGGATTTAAAGTGGGACAATATCATCGGGGTATTCAGAATATTAGAAACGCTAGATATATTGTCACTAGTTTAGATGAAAAAGATATTGTTTTTGGAGGTGAAGAAAAGCTAACTAAAGCAGTTCTCGATTTAAATTCAAGGTATAATCCCAATATAATATTCATATTTGCTTCATGTGCATCAGGAATAATTGGTGATGATATTGATTCAGTAGCAACAAATTTACAAAATGAAATAGATGCTATTATAGTTCCAATACATTGCGAAGGATTTAAATCAAAAGTTCCTGCAACAGGCTTTGATACAGTATTTAATTCAATAATCAAATATGTATTGAAGGATGATAAACCAGAAAAAGAAAAAGGGTTAATTAATGTTTTTGCAACTACATCTATAGGATATAAGGATCAGCTTGAAATAGAAAAATTATTACATGTATTAGGACTACATGTAAATTACATTCCTTTTTATTCAAGTGTTGAAAAACTTAGAAAAATAGTTAAAGCTGAATATTCAGTAGCTATATGCCAAGTATTTGCAGATGAATTTATGGAATATTTAAAGAATGAATATGATATTCCTTATTCTGTAACTGGCATGCCAATAGGTATAAGAAGTACTGATGACTGGTTTTTATCAGTAGCAAAATTAGTTGGGAAAGAAGATATAGCTCTAAAATATATAGAAGAGCAGCATAAAAAAGTTATTCCAGAAATTACTGAAATTAGAAAGCTTACTGAGGGAAAAAAAGTATTTATATGTGCAGGAACAGGAAGAGGGATTGCAGCGGCAAGTCTAATAGAAGATTTTGGGATGAAGCTTGTTGGTATACAAACACCTACCTATGAGGAAGCTTTTATTGAAAGCTTTGATGAATTAGAAAAAATTCATGGAGGGGATTTTATTATTGATATAGCTAATATGCAGCCTTTTGAGCAGGTTAATCTTGTTAATAAATTAAAACCTGACTTTTTCCTGGGAATGTCTAATTGGGTATCAAAACTCGGAATTCCATCAACACACATCCTTGAAGCTAAGAGACCGACTTTTGGTTATAATGGTTTAATTTATTTAGGAAGAAAAATTCAAAATTCAATTGAAAATCCAGGCTTTAATATTAAGCTTGCAAAACATAAAAAACTTCCTTATAAAGAAACTTGGTATCAAGAAAATGCATTTAAGTATTTAAAGGAGGGGGTGTAA
- a CDS encoding transporter substrate-binding domain-containing protein, whose translation MKKSKFIKAIVGILLSTTVLVGCGGNANEKETDKSGGEPKTIVIGTGNAFKPYCYLDDSGNLSGYEIEVLKEINKKLPQYKFEFNQLEFKNILLSLESNKVDVGAHQFEKNPERESKYLFGTESYTNFILRITVGKDRTDIKSIKDLEGKKVQTSAGSNDAYMLEQYNKEHNNAINLVYTSGLDAATTIKNIEDGRIDAFVSIKRIVDSYNQTYGEKLKTVGDPIATSNTYYVFRKEDTKLQGEFDKALKELKADGTLAKISIKILGGDYTTNE comes from the coding sequence ATGAAAAAATCAAAATTTATTAAAGCAATTGTAGGAATATTATTATCAACCACGGTATTAGTTGGATGTGGGGGGAATGCTAATGAAAAAGAAACTGACAAATCTGGAGGAGAGCCTAAAACAATAGTAATAGGGACAGGAAATGCTTTCAAGCCTTATTGCTACTTGGATGATAGTGGAAATCTTTCAGGGTATGAAATCGAAGTGCTTAAGGAAATCAATAAAAAGCTACCACAATATAAATTTGAATTTAATCAACTTGAGTTCAAAAACATATTGCTCAGTTTAGAATCAAATAAGGTAGATGTAGGAGCACATCAATTTGAAAAAAATCCAGAGCGTGAATCTAAATATTTATTTGGTACTGAAAGTTATACAAATTTTATTTTAAGAATTACTGTTGGAAAAGATAGAACAGATATAAAGTCAATTAAGGATTTAGAAGGTAAAAAAGTACAAACAAGTGCAGGAAGTAATGATGCGTATATGTTAGAACAATATAACAAAGAACATAACAATGCTATAAATCTTGTTTATACATCAGGACTTGATGCAGCTACTACTATAAAAAATATTGAAGATGGAAGAATAGATGCATTCGTATCAATTAAAAGGATAGTAGATTCTTACAACCAAACCTATGGAGAAAAGCTAAAAACTGTTGGTGATCCTATAGCTACCTCAAATACTTACTATGTATTTAGAAAAGAGGATACAAAATTACAAGGTGAGTTTGATAAAGCGTTAAAAGAATTAAAAGCTGATGGAACTTTGGCAAAAATATCAATCAAAATTTTGGGTGGAGACTATACAACTAATGAATAG
- a CDS encoding amino acid ABC transporter permease: MGNYFNINLIFQYLPQLLSRLHITLLIVLSATAIGLIFGIILALFRVYNVPVLNQISIIYISFMRGTPILVQMFIVYYGLPMLLMKIGININRWDKLYFVIITYGLNAAAFKAEMIRAAIVNIPIGQVEAAYSVGMTKLQAFARIVAPQSVIIILPTLGITLVGLLQDTSLAFTLGIIDVMGKVNAIAANTYRSLEGYVSAAIIFFILSILLEQLFSGIEKKLHIQKI, translated from the coding sequence ATGGGAAATTACTTTAATATTAATCTAATATTTCAATATTTGCCTCAATTATTATCTCGCCTTCACATTACATTATTGATTGTACTAAGTGCAACTGCTATTGGATTAATTTTTGGGATTATATTAGCCTTATTTCGAGTATATAACGTACCTGTACTAAATCAAATTTCTATTATTTATATATCATTTATGCGTGGAACACCAATACTTGTACAGATGTTCATAGTATATTATGGATTACCAATGCTATTAATGAAGATAGGGATAAACATAAATAGATGGGATAAATTATATTTCGTTATAATTACTTATGGTCTTAATGCAGCTGCCTTTAAAGCAGAAATGATAAGAGCAGCAATAGTAAATATTCCAATAGGACAAGTTGAAGCGGCATATTCAGTTGGAATGACAAAATTGCAGGCTTTCGCAAGAATAGTTGCACCTCAATCAGTTATTATTATATTGCCAACTCTTGGAATTACATTAGTAGGACTTCTTCAAGATACATCATTGGCTTTTACACTTGGAATAATAGATGTAATGGGAAAGGTTAATGCTATAGCAGCTAATACTTATCGTTCTTTAGAAGGATATGTTTCAGCAGCAATTATTTTCTTTATATTATCTATTTTACTAGAGCAGCTTTTTTCTGGAATAGAGAAAAAGCTGCATATTCAAAAAATATAG
- a CDS encoding amino acid ABC transporter permease — protein MSFDISFMITALREAIKYIPITLVLAAIPLIIGSIIGTLIAVIRIYEVKVLSKLVQIFVVIIRGIPLVLILYIVYFEVPKLVDIFSAKFGWNFQSKDINSIYIAIVAISISAIANISETIRAGLISVGTGQFEAAYSVGLKRSQTLRRIIIPQALPVIIPSLCSNFIGLIKGSSIAYLVAIVDIMNGALITATANYKFLEAYIAAAIVYWTLCVCIEKASFIIEKYLRGFTIGECL, from the coding sequence ATGAGTTTTGATATAAGTTTTATGATTACAGCTTTAAGGGAAGCAATAAAATATATACCTATTACTTTGGTGCTTGCTGCTATACCTCTTATTATAGGAAGTATTATAGGAACATTAATTGCAGTAATTAGAATATATGAGGTTAAAGTTTTGAGTAAGTTAGTGCAGATTTTCGTTGTTATTATAAGAGGAATTCCTCTTGTATTAATACTATATATAGTTTATTTTGAAGTGCCAAAATTGGTTGATATTTTTTCAGCTAAATTTGGTTGGAACTTTCAATCTAAGGATATAAATAGTATTTATATAGCAATTGTAGCAATATCAATTTCTGCTATTGCAAATATCTCAGAAACAATAAGGGCAGGTTTAATCTCAGTAGGCACAGGACAATTTGAAGCAGCTTACTCTGTTGGTTTAAAAAGAAGTCAAACTTTAAGAAGGATTATAATTCCACAAGCATTACCAGTAATAATTCCATCCTTATGTAGTAATTTTATAGGGCTGATTAAAGGGTCCTCTATAGCTTATTTAGTAGCCATAGTGGATATAATGAATGGGGCTTTAATAACAGCGACCGCAAACTATAAGTTTTTAGAGGCTTATATAGCAGCAGCAATTGTATATTGGACATTATGTGTATGTATAGAAAAAGCTTCATTTATTATAGAAAAATATTTGAGAGGTTTTACAATAGGTGAATGTTTATGA
- a CDS encoding amino acid ABC transporter ATP-binding protein, whose protein sequence is MIEIKGIHKKFGKNEVLKGVDIKVNKGEVVVILGPSGSGKTTLLRCINFLEKADDGQLVVGRKIVNFKSANKKDILEIRRQTAMVFQCYNLFSNKTALENVMEGLVTARKIPKKEAEEISKKTLDKVGLNDKYNFYPSQLSGGQQQRVGIARAVALNPEVILFDEPTSALDPELVGEVLSVMKNVAKEGITMIVVTHEMSFASDIASRVIFMDGGVIVEEGSPNDIFTNPKEERTKQFLKRILPEWNYTI, encoded by the coding sequence TTGATTGAAATAAAGGGGATTCATAAGAAGTTTGGGAAAAATGAAGTCTTAAAGGGGGTTGATATTAAAGTTAATAAAGGGGAAGTAGTAGTAATATTAGGTCCAAGTGGATCAGGGAAAACTACTTTATTAAGGTGTATAAATTTTCTTGAAAAAGCAGATGACGGGCAGCTGGTAGTAGGAAGGAAAATTGTTAATTTTAAAAGTGCAAATAAAAAAGACATCCTAGAAATCAGAAGGCAAACAGCAATGGTTTTTCAATGCTACAACCTCTTTAGTAATAAAACAGCCCTTGAAAATGTAATGGAAGGATTAGTTACTGCAAGGAAAATACCAAAAAAGGAAGCAGAGGAAATAAGCAAGAAGACTTTAGATAAGGTTGGATTAAATGATAAATATAATTTTTATCCATCTCAACTTTCAGGTGGGCAACAGCAGAGAGTTGGAATAGCACGTGCTGTTGCACTTAATCCAGAAGTGATTTTATTTGATGAACCAACCTCAGCATTAGATCCAGAACTTGTAGGAGAAGTACTTTCTGTAATGAAAAATGTTGCAAAAGAAGGAATTACTATGATTGTAGTTACTCATGAGATGTCTTTTGCATCTGATATAGCTAGCAGGGTTATTTTTATGGATGGAGGAGTAATAGTTGAGGAAGGTTCGCCAAATGATATATTTACAAATCCTAAAGAAGAAAGAACTAAACAATTTTTAAAGAGAATACTTCCAGAGTGGAATTACACAATTTAG
- a CDS encoding GNAT family N-acetyltransferase — MGYKIQKTTENINWLKVSELLSYFGLSDLDAETQQKVFERSYAVVFLFEDEELIGFGRAISDGICQAAIYNIALDERYQGKGLGKKIIDELIEQVKQCNIILYTHPKTIEFYEKLGFSKMKTGMAMYNKDHLEELKNMGFI; from the coding sequence ATGGGCTATAAAATACAGAAAACTACAGAGAATATTAATTGGTTAAAAGTTTCAGAATTACTATCTTATTTTGGCTTAAGTGACCTTGATGCTGAAACTCAGCAAAAGGTGTTTGAAAGGAGTTATGCAGTTGTATTTCTCTTTGAGGATGAAGAACTGATAGGATTTGGACGAGCTATTTCAGATGGAATATGTCAAGCTGCAATTTATAATATTGCACTAGATGAAAGATATCAAGGAAAAGGATTAGGGAAAAAAATAATTGATGAGCTTATTGAACAGGTAAAGCAATGTAATATTATTTTATATACACATCCTAAAACAATTGAATTTTATGAAAAATTAGGTTTTTCGAAGATGAAAACTGGAATGGCTATGTATAATAAAGATCATCTTGAAGAACTTAAGAATATGGGATTTATTTGA
- a CDS encoding peptidase dimerization domain-containing protein, which produces MNEIASKNKLGFHVEIDIKGKGGHSSTPHKTRNPIIIGFEIINAINAKLAYQFDSFDEFTLVPTAFEAGTKENIIPEEAKIIYRGTFVKSSHSKILYDLISRTSEAISSLYDANALISFKNS; this is translated from the coding sequence ATGAATGAAATAGCAAGCAAAAATAAGTTGGGATTTCATGTGGAAATTGATATCAAAGGGAAAGGTGGTCATAGTTCAACACCACATAAAACTCGAAATCCAATTATAATAGGATTTGAGATTATAAATGCGATAAATGCAAAATTGGCTTATCAATTTGATAGCTTTGATGAGTTTACATTAGTTCCAACAGCATTTGAAGCAGGAACAAAGGAAAATATAATTCCAGAAGAAGCTAAGATTATTTATAGAGGTACTTTTGTAAAATCCTCACATTCGAAAATATTATATGATTTGATATCTAGAACTTCAGAGGCTATTAGTTCATTATATGATGCTAATGCTCTGATATCATTTAAAAATTCCTAG
- a CDS encoding glutathione S-transferase C-terminal domain-containing protein, translating to MSEFEKFKTFSKEIQKDGSFIQQDNIFTKKFGDKLDEWPIEPNRYRLIWMPACPHSHKVVIVLKLLGLDKVISIGAAGPYRTEKGWVFSLDKDERDPILGIHYLSDIYEKENPNYPGRPTVPIIVDTITGKGVNNDNFNLTTILETAWASYHKEDAPDLYPVELREEIDKLNKIIYSDINTGVYKVGFAHTQGAYERAYDKLFETLDKFEERLENQRYLFGDRITDSDIRLYTTLVRFDSVYYQIFRANRNRIVDYKNLWDYARDLHQTPGIGDTTDFDFIKNSYHLSPHLKALFGNIHSLLPKGPDLSVWNKPHGRDRF from the coding sequence ATGAGTGAATTTGAGAAGTTTAAAACTTTTTCAAAGGAAATACAAAAAGATGGATCCTTTATTCAACAAGATAATATTTTTACAAAGAAATTTGGAGATAAACTAGATGAATGGCCAATTGAACCAAATCGTTATCGTTTGATTTGGATGCCTGCTTGCCCTCATTCTCATAAAGTGGTGATTGTTCTCAAACTTTTAGGTTTAGATAAAGTAATTAGCATAGGAGCAGCAGGACCATATCGCACAGAAAAAGGCTGGGTTTTCAGTTTGGATAAGGATGAAAGAGATCCAATACTTGGAATTCATTATTTAAGTGATATATATGAAAAAGAAAATCCTAATTATCCAGGGCGTCCTACGGTTCCAATTATAGTAGATACGATTACAGGCAAAGGTGTTAATAATGATAATTTTAATTTAACTACTATTTTAGAAACAGCTTGGGCATCTTACCATAAAGAAGATGCGCCAGATTTGTATCCTGTAGAATTAAGAGAAGAAATAGATAAGCTAAATAAAATTATATACAGTGATATAAACACAGGTGTATATAAGGTTGGATTTGCACACACCCAAGGAGCATATGAAAGAGCATATGATAAGTTATTTGAAACTCTAGATAAATTTGAGGAAAGATTAGAAAATCAAAGATATCTCTTTGGAGATAGAATAACAGATTCAGATATTCGCTTATACACAACTCTTGTGAGATTTGATTCAGTATATTATCAAATATTTAGAGCTAATCGAAATAGAATTGTTGATTATAAAAACTTGTGGGATTATGCAAGGGATTTACATCAAACTCCTGGTATAGGTGATACAACAGATTTTGATTTTATTAAAAATAGCTATCATTTATCACCTCATTTAAAAGCTTTGTTTGGAAATATACACAGCTTATTGCCAAAGGGTCCGGATCTATCTGTATGGAATAAACCTCATGGCAGAGATAGATTTTAG
- a CDS encoding transporter substrate-binding domain-containing protein produces MTIKKLKKLILLLLTCVTTIGVLVACGNSSVQKSSTEIVKEKQKIVAATSASPAPFITTDSNGKVIGYDTEVLEEIFRRLPQYELEIQKTEFASIFAGLDSGRFQVGFNHLGFNAERAKKYIYTDEMNFAKRAILVRSDNYNIKSIKDLGGHSTEENASSFNAGWYKKYNESHPDKQVTVQYVDTDNTVQDVSDGKIDFDFFTKISLEQQIKDRGLKNLKLIDIPKEEFSEGGATFFVVPKGQEELAKQMDDAFEAALTDGTILKISKKYFNGEDYTPTLEDIKVEKENQKTAK; encoded by the coding sequence ATGACCATAAAAAAATTAAAGAAATTGATATTATTGTTATTAACTTGCGTGACTACTATTGGGGTATTAGTAGCTTGTGGCAATTCATCAGTACAAAAAAGTAGTACCGAGATAGTAAAAGAAAAACAAAAGATTGTAGCGGCTACCAGTGCATCGCCAGCTCCTTTTATAACCACTGATAGTAATGGTAAGGTGATTGGATATGATACTGAAGTATTGGAAGAAATATTTAGGAGACTTCCTCAATATGAATTAGAAATTCAAAAAACTGAGTTTGCGTCAATTTTTGCTGGACTTGATTCAGGGCGTTTTCAGGTTGGCTTTAATCATTTGGGTTTCAATGCTGAGAGAGCAAAAAAGTATATATATACGGATGAAATGAATTTTGCTAAAAGAGCTATTTTAGTAAGAAGTGATAATTATAATATTAAGTCAATTAAGGATTTAGGAGGACATTCAACAGAAGAGAATGCATCTTCTTTTAACGCAGGCTGGTATAAAAAATACAATGAAAGTCATCCAGATAAACAGGTGACAGTGCAATATGTAGATACAGATAATACAGTGCAGGATGTATCAGATGGTAAAATTGATTTTGATTTTTTTACAAAAATTTCTTTAGAACAACAAATAAAGGATAGAGGTTTAAAAAATTTAAAGTTAATAGATATTCCTAAAGAAGAATTTTCAGAAGGTGGAGCAACTTTCTTCGTGGTTCCAAAAGGACAGGAAGAATTGGCAAAGCAAATGGATGATGCTTTTGAAGCTGCATTGACTGATGGAACAATATTAAAAATTAGTAAGAAGTATTTCAATGGTGAAGATTACACTCCTACATTAGAAGATATTAAGGTAGAGAAGGAAAATCAAAAGACTGCCAAGTAA
- a CDS encoding amino acid ABC transporter ATP-binding protein, which produces MIEINGLSKKFNNNIVLDNIDLKIKKGDVVAVIGPSGTGKSTLLRCLNLLEQPEKGVIKIEDLEVDVTKKSKKDTINIRENTAMVFQQFNLFRRKTALENVMEGLVIVKKISKPEAEKIAIEQLKKVGLADRINYYPKQLSGGQQQRVAIARALAMNPKILLFDEPTSALDPELVGEVLETIKATALEGNTMIIVSHEMNFVRNVANRVLFFDKGKIIEDGTPEEVFQNPKSDRAKEFISKIYYSKVPEYEI; this is translated from the coding sequence ATGATAGAAATTAATGGATTATCAAAAAAATTTAATAATAATATTGTTCTTGATAATATTGATTTAAAAATAAAAAAAGGTGATGTCGTGGCTGTCATTGGACCATCTGGAACAGGCAAATCAACACTATTAAGATGTTTAAATTTATTAGAACAACCTGAAAAAGGAGTTATAAAAATAGAGGACTTAGAGGTTGATGTTACAAAAAAATCTAAAAAAGATACAATAAATATCAGAGAGAATACTGCAATGGTATTTCAACAATTCAATTTGTTTAGAAGAAAGACAGCTTTAGAAAATGTTATGGAAGGTTTAGTAATAGTAAAAAAAATTTCTAAACCAGAAGCTGAGAAGATTGCTATAGAGCAATTAAAGAAAGTGGGCTTAGCTGACCGTATTAATTATTATCCAAAGCAATTATCAGGAGGTCAACAGCAACGTGTTGCTATTGCAAGAGCATTAGCAATGAATCCTAAAATACTATTGTTTGATGAACCAACGTCGGCTTTAGATCCAGAACTTGTAGGTGAGGTTTTAGAAACTATTAAAGCAACAGCATTGGAAGGTAATACAATGATTATTGTATCTCATGAAATGAACTTTGTTAGGAATGTAGCAAATCGCGTGCTATTTTTTGATAAGGGAAAAATAATAGAAGATGGAACACCAGAAGAGGTATTCCAAAATCCTAAGAGTGATAGAGCCAAAGAATTTATTTCAAAGATATATTATTCAAAAGTTCCAGAATATGAAATTTAA